TGACACGCCACCGCTGTTGATAGAACCAAACACGTTGTCATTGTAGTCTCCCAACAAAATCACGTTGTGGTCTTTATAGTAGGTATCCAGGGAATCTTTCAAGACTCTGATATCAGCTAACCTGCGGTTATAATCTGTAGAAGAAGAACCAGACTTGGCGTGGATGTCAATTACTCTTATGCGCTTGGTGATACCGTCTACGGTTACGTCAAATGTGCCCATGTAAGGCAATCTGCCTGAAGACCAGAAATCATCATCAATCAAGGTAGTGGTTCCAGCCACAGCTTGTCTGTAGAGGGCTTCAAACATAACCCTGAACCCTACTGGTCTCACGGTGGCGGTGTTGTAAATGAAACCTACCTTCTGGGCTGGGAATGGTGTGGTAGAAGAATTAGGCTTGATGGAATAAGAATACACCTGCGAGATGCTTTTCGCATAACCCGGCATGGCGGCTAACACCTGATCCATAGCTGGTTCTTCAGACAACTCCTCCACGGCAATAATGTCCATGTTCAGTTTTTGGAACACCTTGGTCACGTTCTCAATCTGCAAGGGATCATTGGTAGGGCCAAATTCACCGGTGCCGTCTTTGATATCTGAGGCGAAGAACTCCACGTTGTAGGTAGCAATGTCAAACGTCTCAGACCGAAGAACGGATGAACCAGACACCGTTGGTCCATTGGCCGTGAAATTGCCCACAGAGCCTGCAAAAGCAAGAGCTCCGGTATAGCTTAATTGCTTAGCCGTTGGAGCAAAGCGCGCATATACTGTAGCACCGGCCTCGGCGGTAGCCGAAGGCACCACAATAGAAGAAGCGAAGGTGGTATTATCTGCAGAAACCTGGAAGCCTGCCGGAGCGGTGATGGTGATGTTACCGTGCCCTAAAGTAGTAAACCTAAAGCTTTGGCTGGCAGACACGGCATTAGGCGCGGTCTCGGCAAAAGTTAAAGCGGTAGTTGGGATTAAAGATGACGTAGTAACGCTTTCAACTTTATAGTCATCAATTTTCCATTCTGAGGTATTCCCGCTACCACCAGCGGTAGTCTGGTAAACAAAGGCCACGTAAGTAGTCGCTGATTTATAAGGAGTCAGGTTGATACCGGTAGATTGTTTCCAGGTACCGGTAGCGGTAGGGAAATCACCTTCAATCTCAGTCCAGTCAGCGGCATTAATGGTTCCTGAGCCATTATAAGTGGTAGAAACAAACAGTTTCAACCCTGGGCCGGCGAAGAACTTTCTGGCATAGAAAGACAGAACTGCAAAATCAGACATGGAAGTCAGGTCCATGGCCGGAGAGATTAACCAATCATTGCTTGGCGTATTTGTATCTGAAAAACCGTTCATCACGGCAGCGCCCGGGGCGGAGTTTGGACCTGTGGAGGTGTACATCCAGCTATTGGCAGGCCCTGAAACGTTCACTTGGGTCCAACCGGAGTTGGTCAGGAAGTTAGGGTCATTGAAGTTTTGCACCAACGGATTAATTCCTGTTCCCGTCAGGTTTACCATCACGTCCTGGGCGCCGGTAGAGGAATGGATGATAGTGCCGGTGCTAGCTACCAAACCAGTTGGCATGAAACGAACAGACACATTGGCTCCTGCAGTAATTTCGGCTGGGGTGAAGGTTAAAGCGGTGGTTCCGAAAGTGCCTACGGTGGCGCCTTCGCCTTTTGCTATTTGGAAAGGACCGGTTACGGCCACAGTTACATTGCTGGTTAAGCTGGCTCCCGTTACTGTGTAAGATTTAACGGCAGACATTTTATTAACCGCCGTTGGAGAGAAGTCAAGGCTAGATACAGAGGCGTTGATGCTTGGCGTGGCTACCGCAGCAGTAGTAAAAGTCCAGGTGCTGCCTGTGATGCCCGCAAAGAAATTGCCGGCGGCATCTTTAAAGGCGGTATTCGCTACTGTCACCGTGTAGGTGGTATTTGGCTTTAACGCAAGGTTACGTACCGTTACTGTTGATCCGTTATAAACAGTTTCAGGGTCATTTGCTGCCCGTATAAGGCTTTCTGTGCTGGAGGAGATAGTAACAGTACCCGTACCGGCCACTACAGGCTCACTGAATGTCAGAACTAAATCAAGGTCTGTAGAAACGTTGGTGGCCGCGTTGGCAGGCGTTCCTGACACAAACGTTGGAGGGGTAGTATCAGCCACTGAAGTTCCAATTACTTCCCCCCAGGTAGTACCAACTTTAATAGCATCTAATGTTAAGGTTGGAGCACTAGTTGCGGTTCCTTGGCGTAAGCCTATGGTGCCTAAATTAGCAGGGTCAGTTCCTGCGGTAGCGCTCACGTAATTTGTTGTGGGCTCAGCTGCTCCCAAAACTGGGTTGACAAATAACTCTACCACGTCATTAGAGCTACCAGTCACAAAATTGTGTTTCAGGACCACTAAATACGTTTGGTTTAGTACCAATACCTCAGTACCATACACAGGAGACGTAGAGGAAATACTTGCCCCTAGAAGAACGCCACCCGTTGTGCTCTTAGCAAATACCCTTGGCACATAAGTGCTACCCATAGAAGCCGGACCTAAGTGAAAGAAGTAATCACCTGTAGCTTGAGCAGCGCTAAAGTTCACCAGGAAAGAGGTATAAAGCGCGCCGCTGGTATAGGATGTTCCAATTACCTTGTTTACGTCTTGCCCGGTGGTAACTAAATTTACCGCCTTACCTACGCCAGAACCAGCTAAATTAAGATAGCTTAATCCAGTTGTGGAAACCTGAATTGGATTAGTGGTTGTGGTACCGGTAAGTGCCCATCCTGTTTGAGTCACTAATTCTGCCCCGCTTGCATAAGAGAAGTCTTCTTGCAGTGCCTGCCCATAGGCCAAACCACTACTGCCCATTAGGAGGAAGCTAGCCAGCAGTAAGCCTAGTTTGTGTAAATGTTTTACCATAAAAAGTATAAAGTTTAATTGGGATTGAAATACAAGGAGAAAAGAGGTGACTTACTCAACCTACTTACTTACAAGGGTTAGTGCTTCGTATGCCGTTGACAAAAGTAACCATTCCTTCTCAAGCCAATGTTATTATTAAGTAAATTATTTTCCGGTTTACAGCAAGGCCTTTCAAGGTATCTTTACTCTACTTTTTCTGTCTAAAAGCCCTTCAATCCATTATTTTTAGCAATACTAATTATTTTGGGAAATTATTTCATAACTAATTGATTTTCAGCACATTTAATACATTTAAAAATCCTATAAAATGCAACTCTGGGCCTGGCTTTTCTGTTGGGTATATATGAAGAAGGTACAAGACGAGAATGTGATTCCGCTCTTCCAGGAAGAGCAAAAAACGCAGGATTCTGCCTGGAAGAAATCTATTCCGGCGCAGGTTTTCCTTAACTACTTTTTTGCCATTAATTACCATATTAACCATAGCTCTGAGGAGGCGGGCCTGAAACACCAGGCCTTCTTCCGGCAGCACAACGCTAATCTGTCTGAGCAGGAATTGCAGGCCCTTACCAAGATCCTGCATAACTGCTGGAGCACGGAGTATGCCTTGCGCGCCACCGCCGAATTAGGCGATGAAATGTATTTGCGCAACGCCCTGCACTGGACGTTCCCGCAGGCGTACTATTCTATTTTTGCGGGGCTGCAAGCGTTTCTGTACACACTGGGCGTGAGAACCAACCATGAGGCCGCCATTAGAAGAGAGGCTGGAAGACTGGTGGTGAAAAACGCGTACCCCAGAACCATTGGGTTTTATGCGGCCGGGGCCTACAATGATTTCAGTATCCATAGGTTGCCGCTGGCAGGTTACAAAGCCAGTCTGCAGATTGCCGGCAAGGAGATTGAGGCACAGGCCCAGATTGGGCAGTTTCTGCGCACCACTCGCAAATTAACCGCCAACACCATTCGGCAGCAGGTACAGAGCAACCCTACTACGGCCATCAAAAGCAGCAAGACCGGTCAGGTGCTGGATAAATGGTCGACGCAACACTGGCAGCAGATTACCTGGCGGATGGGGTACACTACCTTGTTTGACCTGTTAAGCCGCCTGCGCATCTCTTCCTCGCAGAAGGAGATTGACCGCTTCGTAGAGGCCGACATTGATTTCAGGTTGTTCCATGAGTCCTTGCTGGCCATTGTGAGCTACCTGAACGGTATTCATGAAAGCTACGTGGCGCAGGCCCTGGGGCTGGAGAAATACCAGAAAATGGTAGCCGAGCTGCCTGAGCACCTGCAGCACAGCTTCGTGGAAGCCCGGCTGCACCAACAGGTGGAGCCCAACTTTGACGGCGGCACCCAGCCAATGCACTTATCAGCAGCGGCCTAACCTTACTTATTCTAAACAGAAAGAGCCTCCAGTGGAGGCTCTTTCTGTTTTAAGCCTGTTTTCATGAAAACAGGCTTAAAAGGTGTTTGGTCTGGTGAAAGCTTCTGGGCGGCTAAACCGACTGCTTACCGTTACTCATGGCTGAAGCTTTCTATTTTCACGCCTTTGGCTCCCGCCTCTTTCAGGGCTTCTTCGGCGCAAAGCCTGATCTGGTTGAGCTTGAATTCATGGCCCTCAAAGAGGCCTATAATCTCGGGGGCCACCGAATCTGGGTCGGCGGCTTGCTGCATGTGGCCGGCCTGTTCAATGGTGAAACACATGGCTTTGATCTTTGCCCCCTTTATAAGGACATGGGTGGAATTGAACTTGATCAGGTTCTGCTTGAGGTAATCCTTCACAAAATCCTCCTCAGAGATATCTGTCTCGGCCAGCCGAAGCACCTCCTGGTAACTGCGTTTGTGCAGAAATTCCTTTAACGTGGGTTGTATTCCTTTCCGGATATCTGGGTCGCTGATCTGGTGGGCGTAGATCAAGATATTGAAAAGCCACCGGAGGGTACCGTCGTTTTCTTCAAAAACCAAATTCAATTCACATTTCATAGGCAGGAGGTTATTGTTGTCTTTAACGGGTAAATACGGTTTTGGATTAGACGAAAGCCCTGGCCTTGGCCACCCCAGAACCACCATAGGGGCCAACCCTCAAACGCAACCACTTAGCCTTCAGGGTTTCTACCGGCTATTTTTCTGGCCAAAAGCCAAGGGCGTTCCTTTTCTGTTTTAGGCCTATTTTCCAGAAAATGAGCCTAAAACGGCACATTGTGGCAGCTACACCACCTTGTTACAAGCAAGCACCGTTGCTAGACGGTTAAGGGCTATTTCTCCAATCCTGGTATTTCAGAAAGCAATCTCTGTATCTATGGGAATAATTTCCGAAATTCGCGCTTTGATTTAAGAAAACTGAAAGACCGTTTCCATGCATTTAAGCGAACAGGAACTACGCCGGCGCCATGAGCGCGAAGAGCTCCAGAAGATGGGCATCAACCCCTACCCTTCCGAACTTTTTGAAGTCACCGCCCAGGCCAAGGATATAAAGGAAAAATACGATCCAGAGCAGAACAATTTCCAGGAAGTAAGCCTGGCAGGCCGCCTCATGAGCCGCCGCGTCATGGGCAAGGCATCCTTTGCCGAACTCATGGACAGCTCTGGCCGCATCCAGATCTACGTGTCCCGTGATGACATCGCCCCGGGCGAGAACAAGGACCTGTACAACACGGTGTTCAAGAAAATGCTGGACATTGGCGACTTCATTGGCGTGAAAGGCTATGTGTTCAAGACCCAGGTAGGCGAAACCTCTGTGCACGTAACGGAACTGACTTTGCTGGCCAAGTCTCTGAAACCCCTGCCTATTGTGAAGCGTGAGGTAGACGAAAACGGCGTAGAGCACGTGTATGACGCTTTCTCTGACCCAGAGTTGCGCTACCGTCAGCGGTACGTGGATCTGGTGGTAAACCCGCACGTGAAAGAGGCCTTCATCAAGCGCACCAAGCTGGTGAACACCATGCGCGAGTATTTGAACGAGCGCGAGTATCTGGAGGTGGAGACCCCTATCCTGCAGCCTTTGTACGGAGGCGCCGCGGCCCGTCCGTTCAAGACGCACCACAACACCCTGGACATGACGCTGTATCTGCGTATTGCCAATGAGCTGTACCTGAAGCGTCTGATCGTTGGAGGCTTTGACGGCGTTTACGAGTTCTCCAAGGACTTCCGGAACGAAGGCATGAGCCGTTTCCACAACCCAGAGTTCACGCAGGTGGAACTGTACGTCGCCTACAAAGACTACTACTGGATGATGGACCTGGTAGAGGAGATGGTAGAGCGCGTAGCCCTGGCATTGCACGGTACTACGGAGGTGCAGGTGGGTGAGAACATCATCAACTTTGCGCGCCCCTGGAAGCGTTTCACCATGTTTGAGGCCATTGAGCACTTCACCAAGATTGACATCTCTGAGATGGATGAGCCTCAATTGCGTGAGACGGCCACCAGCCTGGGCATCAAACTGGACCCGAACATCGGGAAAGGCAAGATCATTGACGAGATCTTCGGGGAGAAATGCGAGGCACAGCTGATCCAGCCAACGTTCATCACCGATTACCCGGTGGAGATGAGCCCGCTGGCCAAGAAGCACCGCAGCAAAGAGGGCTTGGTGGAGCGTTTTGAAGCCATCTGCAACGGCAAGGAAATCTGCAACGCCTTCTCTGAGCTCAACGACCCTATTGACCAGCGCGCCCGCTTTGAGGAGCAACTGGAACTGGGCAAGCGCGGTGACACCGAGGCCATGGTCCTGGACGAAGACTTCCTGCGTGCCCTGGAGTACGGCATGCCACCAACCGCCGGTCTGGGCATTGGCATTGATCGCCTGAGCATGATCATGACCAACTCCCACTCCATACAAGATGTGCTGTTCTTTCCGCAGATGAAACCAGAGAACAACGGGTAATGTGCTAATTTTTTAATGTGCTGATGTGCTAAGTCGCATTGGTTTTATAAAACAGAAAGGCCGCTCTTATACAAGAGCGGCCTTTCTGTTTTTACCCTTTTTTCTGCAAAACAGGCTAAAAACAGAAATACTGTAAAAGCGAAAAGCCTTCCCATGAAGAGAAGGCTTTTCTGTATTGGTCAAATGGTTTTTATTGCTACTGTTTGATGTGGCTTTCGCCTGTATACTAAGAACTTGAGGTATCCCTTAAAAACTAAATCTAAATCGATCGCTATTCTTAAGTTTTAACTTCAAGTTGGTTTCCTAGCGTTTACTTCATCGCTTTTCGCTTATTACTATTTAACCAATCATGCTTTCTTACTTTAACGGCTCTGCCTAGGCAAAGTTTCAAAGTAAGGGAGGAATTTGCAAGGACTAAGCGCCGGCTGAAGAACCTTCTCCGCCTTTGCCGCCTCTACCAGCATTTCCACCGCCTGCGTTTCCGCCAGTAGCTTCCACATTGCCGCCGGTTGGGTTGTTTTCCAGATGAGAGGTAGCCTTGGTGTTAGAACCAGTATTTACCACATCTGCGTCACCGCTTCCGCCTTTTTTACCCAGCATAGAAGTTGCAGTGGCACTAAGGGCCTGCAGTTGCTCCATACCTGCCTGTAATTTAGATTCCAGGTCCTGGCCTAATTTAGAGGCTGATTTTTTCAAGCTGCCACGAGTGGCTTCTCCGGTTTCTGGGGCCATTAAAATACCCGCTACCACACCGGCGCTGGCTCCTGCCAATAATGCCAGAATGATTTTTCCGCTATTGTCTTTCATGAGTTCTATTTTGTTTAATGTGATTAAATCTGAGTGGGTTTACGGAACAACCAGGTTGCCAAAACCCACGCTAACTGTTAACGGAAACAAGTCTATTTAGTTATAAATACGGACTCGGTTCCTTTACCTAAATCTCAGGTATTAGCTTCTCGCGTTAGCTTCATCAGCGGTAGCGCCGGTAGAGGCATCTGCTCCTACTGAAGTGGTGGTCGCATCGCTGCCTTCAGAACCGCCTAAAAGGCTGGCCAGACCGCCAAATTTCTCAATATAGGCACCAATCTGCCCGTTCACGCCTTCGGCCACCTGGCCGGCAATCTTCATCAGGTTCTCACGGGAGTCTTTACCATTGCTGGGGGCCATTAAGATACCAACTACTACACCGGCAGCAGCACCGGCGGCGGCAGCTAATAAAACTTTAGAATTGTCATTTTTCATAGTATTGTAGAATAAAGGTTAATAGTACGTGTAGGGCACAGAGAAAGGGTTCCCGGTCAGGACCCCGCTTTTCTCCAGGCAATATGCTAAACAATAAATATATATTGTAACATATATTTATGCGGTTTACGGTTTCCCTTCCCTTTAGGTTAAGGGTTTTGCCGTGTTTTAGAAAATATGCTTAAAAAACGTAAAATTGGGTAGATGCGCCGCCCACCAGTTTGCGTATATACATGATCCCAGAACCCTACCACTATGAAAAAATCATTTCTCTTCTCTGCCGTGCTGTTGGCGGCGCTGCCTTTCAGTTGCAAAACCAGTAGCAGCAGCCAAGTGGCCTGCATTGACCCGGCCAAGATTGACAAAGAAAGAGCCTGCATCATGATCTATGACCCCGTGTGCGGCTGCGACGGAAAAACCTACAGCAATTCCTGCATAGCCGAAATAAGCGGCTTGACCTCATTCACCAAAGGCGAATGCCCACCCAAAGGCACCAATCAATAAAACTATGAGCGAAAAAAAATACATCCTGCAGACCAACCCCTTCCGGGTACCCACCACCGACGGCAAGCTGATTGAAGAGCATTTCGGGCTGGCCAGCACCCACACCAGTGCCTTCAGCGTGGCCCACATGATAGCGCCACCTAAATGGGGCGAACCGCACCAGACCCCTGAGTTTGACGAGGTCACCATTGTGCTGCGGGGCCGCAAGCAGATAGAGATTGACGGGGAGAACGTAATCCTTTCCGCCGGCCAGACGCTCCTTATCAAAGCCGGGGCCCGCATTCAGTACTCCAACCCCTTTGATGAGGAATGCGAGTACTGGTCTGTCTGCGTACCAGCCTTTGACATAGATAGCGTGAACCGCGAGGACAAAGAGTATAAGTTCTGGGCCTAACCCATTCTTGCCTGAGGTAAGAAAGAACCCTGAAACAGTTTTCCTGTTTTGAGCCTGTTTTCCCGAAAACGGCCCTAAAGCAGAACATCCCGCCGGAAAGCCCGGCGGGATGTTCTGCTTAATCACCTCTTTATATAATAGAGGAAATTGGTCAAGCGCTTAAAGCCAGTAATTCTTTGGCGCTTTGGTAGGCGTTCTCAGAGGGGTTGGCGCCGGCAATCATCTGGGCAATTTCCACTACCCGCTCCTCATGGCTCAGTTGCCTGATCCGGCTAACGGTGCGTTCGGCGCGGTCTTCTTTATAGACAAAGTAATGGGTTTCGCCCTGGGCGGCCATTTGGGGCAGGTGGGAGATACAGATCAACTGGTGCTTCTGAGACATCTGCTGCATCATCTTACCCACTTTCACGGCAATTTCCCCGGAAATACCAGTGTCAATCTCGTCAAAGATGATGGTCGGCAGCGCGGTTTTGTCGGCGAGCATGTATTTTATGCACAGCATCAGGCGGGAAAACTCCCCCCCCGAGGCGGCTTTGCTTAAGGTCTGCGGGGCGGCTCCCTTGTTGGCGCTGAACAGGATGTTGACCACGTCAATACCCGTGGCGGCCGGGGCCGATACCTTGTGTTCCACTACTACCCTCGCGTTAGGCATGCCCAACTCTGAGAGCAGGCGGTGCAGTTCTTCCTGGAAAGTACTGAACACGCTGGTGCGGCTTTCAGACAATTCCTGGGCCTGGGTATCCACGTCTTGCAGGGCGGCAGCCAGGGCTACTTTGGTCTTTTCAATGGCAGCATCCAGATTATGGACGCTGCTCACTTTTATCTCCAGCTCGGCCTGCAGGGCCAGCAGTTCCTCTACGGTGCGTACCTGGTGCTTACGTTGCAGGGTGTAGATTAGGTCAAGGCGTTCCTGCAGTTGCTCAGCGCGCTGGGGGTCTGCCTCAGTTTTGCGTTCAGCGTCTTCCAGTTCCCCGGCAATGTCATTGAGTTCAATCAGGCAACTGTCCAGGCGCTCTTTCAACGTCTGGAAGCTTTCGCCGTACTCGGTTACCTGGCTAATCAGGTGACTGGCATCTTTCATGGCCCCAGCGGCATTGTACTCGCTCTCTGAGATATACTGCAGGGCCTGGCTCAGCTTCAGCTTTATCTCTTCGGCGTGCTCCAGTTGCTTGAGGTCTATCTCATGGCTTTCCTGTTCCTCGGCTTGTAGGTTGGCTTCGCTCAGCTCATTGAGCAGATAGGTATTGTAGTCCAGTTCTTTTTGTGACTGTGCCAGCTGGCCTTCCAGTTCTTTGTATTCCTTTTCCAGTTTGCGGTATGCCCGGTAAGCGGCGCCGTATTTTGTGCGCAGGCCTTCGTTCTGGGCATACAGGTCCAGGATGTTCAATTGGTACACGGGGTCGCCCAGCAGCAGGGTGTCATGCTGCGAGTGGATATCCATGAGTTGTTCCCCTATGCGGCGCAGGGTTTCCAGCGTGACCGGCGTGTCATTCACAAACGCGCGGGACTTGCCCGAGGGGCTGATCTCCCGCCGAAGCAGGCTCACTGGCTCAAAGTCAAGGTCTTCTTCTTCAAAGAAGCGTTCCAGGTGGTACTCAGACACATTGAAGGCGCCTTCAATCACGCACTTCTGGTCCTGGTTGAAAAGAAGCTTTGAGTCTGCCCGGTTCCCCAGTAACAAACCAATGGCCCCCAGCATAATGGATTTACCGGCACCGGTTTCACCAGT
This Rufibacter radiotolerans DNA region includes the following protein-coding sequences:
- a CDS encoding choice-of-anchor J domain-containing protein, yielding MVKHLHKLGLLLASFLLMGSSGLAYGQALQEDFSYASGAELVTQTGWALTGTTTTNPIQVSTTGLSYLNLAGSGVGKAVNLVTTGQDVNKVIGTSYTSGALYTSFLVNFSAAQATGDYFFHLGPASMGSTYVPRVFAKSTTGGVLLGASISSTSPVYGTEVLVLNQTYLVVLKHNFVTGSSNDVVELFVNPVLGAAEPTTNYVSATAGTDPANLGTIGLRQGTATSAPTLTLDAIKVGTTWGEVIGTSVADTTPPTFVSGTPANAATNVSTDLDLVLTFSEPVVAGTGTVTISSSTESLIRAANDPETVYNGSTVTVRNLALKPNTTYTVTVANTAFKDAAGNFFAGITGSTWTFTTAAVATPSINASVSSLDFSPTAVNKMSAVKSYTVTGASLTSNVTVAVTGPFQIAKGEGATVGTFGTTALTFTPAEITAGANVSVRFMPTGLVASTGTIIHSSTGAQDVMVNLTGTGINPLVQNFNDPNFLTNSGWTQVNVSGPANSWMYTSTGPNSAPGAAVMNGFSDTNTPSNDWLISPAMDLTSMSDFAVLSFYARKFFAGPGLKLFVSTTYNGSGTINAADWTEIEGDFPTATGTWKQSTGINLTPYKSATTYVAFVYQTTAGGSGNTSEWKIDDYKVESVTTSSLIPTTALTFAETAPNAVSASQSFRFTTLGHGNITITAPAGFQVSADNTTFASSIVVPSATAEAGATVYARFAPTAKQLSYTGALAFAGSVGNFTANGPTVSGSSVLRSETFDIATYNVEFFASDIKDGTGEFGPTNDPLQIENVTKVFQKLNMDIIAVEELSEEPAMDQVLAAMPGYAKSISQVYSYSIKPNSSTTPFPAQKVGFIYNTATVRPVGFRVMFEALYRQAVAGTTTLIDDDFWSSGRLPYMGTFDVTVDGITKRIRVIDIHAKSGSSSTDYNRRLADIRVLKDSLDTYYKDHNVILLGDYNDNVFGSINSGGVSSYNSFVTDVEKYKVLTYQLAQSGAYSFPSSNSFLDHITITNELVDDYMPNSITVEDPNAYINSYATTTSDHLPVYARFAFTANDLLGVREEKVASFRVTPNPTTGAVTLQLPAGVSSQGNLSAVVYNLRGEVVGRSTGSTDVLNKQLTKQLGSAAAGMYLIKVQAGDKTYQARIIKN
- the lysS gene encoding lysine--tRNA ligase, with translation MHLSEQELRRRHEREELQKMGINPYPSELFEVTAQAKDIKEKYDPEQNNFQEVSLAGRLMSRRVMGKASFAELMDSSGRIQIYVSRDDIAPGENKDLYNTVFKKMLDIGDFIGVKGYVFKTQVGETSVHVTELTLLAKSLKPLPIVKREVDENGVEHVYDAFSDPELRYRQRYVDLVVNPHVKEAFIKRTKLVNTMREYLNEREYLEVETPILQPLYGGAAARPFKTHHNTLDMTLYLRIANELYLKRLIVGGFDGVYEFSKDFRNEGMSRFHNPEFTQVELYVAYKDYYWMMDLVEEMVERVALALHGTTEVQVGENIINFARPWKRFTMFEAIEHFTKIDISEMDEPQLRETATSLGIKLDPNIGKGKIIDEIFGEKCEAQLIQPTFITDYPVEMSPLAKKHRSKEGLVERFEAICNGKEICNAFSELNDPIDQRARFEEQLELGKRGDTEAMVLDEDFLRALEYGMPPTAGLGIGIDRLSMIMTNSHSIQDVLFFPQMKPENNG
- a CDS encoding YtxH domain-containing protein; translation: MKDNSGKIILALLAGASAGVVAGILMAPETGEATRGSLKKSASKLGQDLESKLQAGMEQLQALSATATSMLGKKGGSGDADVVNTGSNTKATSHLENNPTGGNVEATGGNAGGGNAGRGGKGGEGSSAGA
- a CDS encoding YtxH domain-containing protein: MKNDNSKVLLAAAAGAAAGVVVGILMAPSNGKDSRENLMKIAGQVAEGVNGQIGAYIEKFGGLASLLGGSEGSDATTTSVGADASTGATADEANARS
- a CDS encoding Kazal-type serine protease inhibitor domain-containing protein codes for the protein MKKSFLFSAVLLAALPFSCKTSSSSQVACIDPAKIDKERACIMIYDPVCGCDGKTYSNSCIAEISGLTSFTKGECPPKGTNQ
- a CDS encoding cupin domain-containing protein, encoding MSEKKYILQTNPFRVPTTDGKLIEEHFGLASTHTSAFSVAHMIAPPKWGEPHQTPEFDEVTIVLRGRKQIEIDGENVILSAGQTLLIKAGARIQYSNPFDEECEYWSVCVPAFDIDSVNREDKEYKFWA
- the recN gene encoding DNA repair protein RecN — its product is MLVELKIKNYALIEQLELQPSPLLNIITGETGAGKSIMLGAIGLLLGNRADSKLLFNQDQKCVIEGAFNVSEYHLERFFEEEDLDFEPVSLLRREISPSGKSRAFVNDTPVTLETLRRIGEQLMDIHSQHDTLLLGDPVYQLNILDLYAQNEGLRTKYGAAYRAYRKLEKEYKELEGQLAQSQKELDYNTYLLNELSEANLQAEEQESHEIDLKQLEHAEEIKLKLSQALQYISESEYNAAGAMKDASHLISQVTEYGESFQTLKERLDSCLIELNDIAGELEDAERKTEADPQRAEQLQERLDLIYTLQRKHQVRTVEELLALQAELEIKVSSVHNLDAAIEKTKVALAAALQDVDTQAQELSESRTSVFSTFQEELHRLLSELGMPNARVVVEHKVSAPAATGIDVVNILFSANKGAAPQTLSKAASGGEFSRLMLCIKYMLADKTALPTIIFDEIDTGISGEIAVKVGKMMQQMSQKHQLICISHLPQMAAQGETHYFVYKEDRAERTVSRIRQLSHEERVVEIAQMIAGANPSENAYQSAKELLALSA